The DNA segment TCCCTTTTTTACTCTCTTTCCCCCAAAAAATATACCTTTCATTTATATGATAGCCCTCTCTGGTTGTGTTTGTTTGATGCATCTTAGTGCTTTGGCATCATCATGTTGTCTTCTCACGAAATTTTTCCTACAAGTTTTGCCCAttgatattttaaattcttaCAATTGTTTCATGTATTCTTCTTATGAAAGTAATACCAATAAGATGTATAACGTACAAAAAAATGGTTCAAAAATATATTGTACAAAAAACTCAAAGTATATAAACATTTTCAATTCGATCGCAACAATATATATTTACGTTTACACATACAACCAATTAGACGCACTATAGTCCCATCAAGACATATAATGTTACTTATATACGCAACATGGAACATCTCACTTAGGCTTATTAAGAAAACGTTTTACTTcactctttttttgtttttttaaataatttaactttagtTAGCTGTTAAGACAGATCAAGAACTAGAGCCCCATAACATtggataaaaggaaaaaaaaggagtaTTATTTTATTCCAAATATACATGTACACTTCCTGTACTCCATTTGGCAACATTGAGAACGCACGCGAGGAAATCAACCTCAGAATTCTCACTtacaattttcttttattttccattagattttatttttagaatctGTATCACGAAGATCCATGAGGATTTTATGTACTACACTTTTCACCTTACTTCAATAGTTATCCCAAAACTTGCTTACTCAACCTAAATGATTATGATCATACTCTTACCTTTTCTTTTTGCTCCTTATATTCTCCTCTTACCCTTCCATTCTTTTTCCATCCTTTCTCACTTGTCTCCTTCTTTGAGGGTCTCTCTTCTCTTCCGTCACTTAATTACTAATTTTCAAGTTTTAAAAAATGGGTGAAATATCTTGCTCTGTTAATGGAAATGGAAATGGAAATGCAGTGATTGTAGGTCCAAGAAAGAGCTGTTGGTATGAAGAAGAGATTGATACAGACTTGAGATGGTGCTTTGCTCTCAATAGGTATCTTCTTTTTTCCACTCATAACAATGTATAAGCTGGGATTTTAGGTATACACCATTTAAGTGTACAAAACTTAACGTGGAATTGTAAAAGCGTTTTATTGGAGGTATCATGAACGCTTTTAGTATCAGAGTCATGAATCAGAGCAAGGTTGCATGTTTATTCAGGTTTTTCTTTCTTCAGTTAGATACCTACTAATACTATTATTCGGAAGATTAGTGAATGGGGCCATTACATGGTGATAGGAAAAAGATTCATGCCTTTTAGTAGGTCGAGTCAATGTATGACCCGTTCTGTCTGCTGAATGTTCATCTCAGGACAAGGATTTTACTTTTTCGTCATCCACTTGTTATTTCAATATCCTATGATATACTAGTAAGTTGGTGTCTTGGAATGTATATACTGCTTTCTTTACAAGTCTTCACGGAAAAGGTGGTAATGcaagatttttgaaaaaaacaaaaataacttACTGTAATTGTTAATTTACTAGAATCCGAAATTAAAAGTTCTCTttgtaaataaaaatattgattCCTTTTGCGCAGCATTTTGCACACTGGTGCCACCCAATATCAAGACATTCAACTATTGGACACAAAACCCTTTGGGAAGGTTAGTACTGTTTTTCCCTTTACCGAAAAAGATTGCAACAAAATAGAGAAAGGGTGAAAAGAAaacattttcttctttttatttgatAGCTTATTTTCTTTTTGAGAGTATTAACATAATTTGTTGGTTAATTATAAAACAGGCTTTGGTCATAGACGGGAAGCTTCAAAGTGCAGAGATAGATGAATTTATCTATCATGAATGTCTTGTCCATCCAGCTCTCCTTCATCATTCAAAGTATATATAACTTTTGTTTATTCCCACTAATTATTAGTGATCACTTTAATTAATGGCAGAAATACTCATTAtgactttttaattattttggacATAAAgatttgattattcgcacataaAATTAACTTAGATAATTAATATACACTCTTCAGTCCTAGAAGCATATTCATTATGGGAGGAGGTGAAGGTTCTACAGCCAGAGAATTATTGAGGCACAAGACAGTGGACAATGTTGTAATGTGTGACATTGATGAAGTAAGTCTCTTCTTCCCTTTTTTCAACCTTATACCtaagttgattatattgagggtgAAGTTTCAGTAACTAAATTAAAACTCCAATCACTTCTCTACcatttctcattttctttcacATATCTTTTTTTTTGTGCGTGTGGAAAAATTAGCACAATTTGATCAGTTAAGATCAATTATAGACAAGTGCATGTTTTCACGAAATATAAGTTGATAATTAGAAAAAAGATTATGGATAAACTATTGGAATCGGTCATTGATGATGTAAATATATACTCCTATATGTTTTGCACTGTTAGTGAAATActtaaatctatatatatatatatataaagcaagGCCATCTCTATATATAAAGCAAGGCCATTGAGAGATGATGTGGCATTCTGTATTCCAGTaatatcatttttcttttatctcctttttttgacttttttcttCCGTACATTTTGAGTAGTAACTTTAAACAAAAAATGGTTCATTGGCCATTTTGAAAGAACAGGCCTATTCCCATCCATTGTTAGTAGTCATTTGTGTTTTAACTTCCCATAAATTACTGCTCAAATATaacgtgtatcccctcttaatTAACCTATTTAACGTCTTTACTTACCAAGTATTTCATAAACAACCTTCTCATATTCCCCAAAAAAACAGCGTCGAAGAAACGTTCACACGTACAAATCTTTAGATGGGGAAAGAGGCGAAGGCTTTGAATAAGCGTTCCATGGAGAGTGCTTTTGCCGCCATAGCTGTTCCTTTTTTCACTTTCTTCCTCCATATCCTTTAATTAAAGAGGAATAATATTGTTCTGTTTGGTTTTAGTGGATTAGAGTCCATGGAGAAAATTGTTTATTAAGTAGTGCAGATTTTTCTTTTTGTGGAGAATGTGGTGTTAGGCTTAGAGATTGACACATTTTATggtttttatcaaaaaaaaaagagatgctCTTGCCGATGCAGTAGTTGAGAAGATTGAATTTACAGCGGTTGGGGAATTTTTCACTTTCGTTGTAAGATTTGTCTTAATATTCTTTTATTTGCTTTTTCCTGTTTCGTTTTTACTACTTTTATTACAAGACAAATCATAGTTCTCATCCTCCTTCCTTTTGTAAGTTTTTACAATTTTTCAAAGTAGTATATTGCTTGACATTGATACAGACAtgttaatatgttattttccaaCATTATGTACATCATTATGTTGTATAATATGTACTCCCTCAGATTTATTTTATATGAATCAGTATAGGCATTGAGTTTAAGAATATTTTTTTAAGTGTGATATAATATTTCCGTTGCATAATATGTACTCCTTTAACTTTCTTTTCATATAATTAAACCTGTTTAGTTGAACTTAGTTAAgcaagaaaagaatttttttttacaatCAGGGATCTTAAATATGCAATGATTTTTCTAGAAAAATCTTTTATAGGGATTCCCTCTTCAAGATATGTATCAAAATTTTGAGGATTTTCGGATAGAAGATGTTTGTACTGAAAAAATAGTTTTTCGTATAGTTATAAAAGGATAAATAGGAAgtttaaagtaaaataaaaatagtttttCGTATAGCTATAAAAGGATAAATAGGAAGtttaaagtaaaatatttttttactataaACAAAAGTGTCATTTTCTTAACAGATTAAAATAAAAGAGAGTTCATATAAGATAGAATGGATGGAGTATATTTCTCTGCCATTCAGCAAGTGTTTCTTTGTAAAAAGAAAGAGTATAATGATGAAGAAAACATCAAATTTCAAGAGTTAAATGGTCTTATATATTTTCGTAGATGCTTGTATTGGTTAGTGTTTGAGAGACAATCAGCAACATTACTTTTGAACGGTAAGATGGatgttttgttttttattttctccctaattttttctttttgcagaaTCATAAAAATATCCTCTTTTCCTCGTTACTTAAGTTCTTACTTTGATATAAAATTTCACCGTAGAGAAAAAGTATAATTGCATAAATAGAAGACATCTATGGTTGAATAGTCAAATTGACACACATACTTGCTCTAATCAATACATACTCAAATCTACAATACAATGACAAGAGCGTTAACAATAATTCAAGACATTGATATAACAgatgtaattaattaattacttcACTTTCAAATGCTTAGAGAAGAAAGGTTAAGGAATAACATTATAGAAGATTTTTCTCGGTTAATATGTGTTAACCAATCATAACATGTCATTTACATTGTAATACTATAACACATAGTAGAATCAGGAAGAATATTTTCTTAGTAAagattgatttttcttttataaaatttaagacattattattattttcttataatttaagCGCGAGTGAATTTACTAGTTCATAAATAAAACCTACGTCTAAACTTGCTGCAGGAGGTGGTGGAATTTTGCAAGTCGTACTTGGAGGTTAACAGAGAAGCTTTCTCTGATCCTAGACTCAACCTTATTATCAATGACGCCAGGTTCTTTCCCCTTGTTTCTCTGTGCACCctaattttataaattaattaaatttagcCCTAATaaatttttcttcccttttttttttttgataattaaTGAATCTTGATTAACGTAAATGGTGTGATTTTGCAGGGCTGAGCTAGAGAGGAGGGAAGAGCAGTATGATATTATAGTAGGAGATTTAGCAGACCCTATAGAAGGAGGACCATGTTACCAGCTTTATACAAAATCCTTCTATGAATTCATTGTTAAACCTAAACTTAACCAAGGTGGTATCTTTGTCACTCAGGTAAATGATGATTCTGTCTCATATTTTGTCAAAAGTAATTTTTCCAAATGTTAAATTTAAACATATATATGTGGGGAAGCTTAATAGATAAAATTCCAAAACCTTGTAGTAGTAACTACTAATACAAATTGGTTGTCAATTGTGAACATTTAACAGGCAGGACCAGCAGGAATTTTCAGCCATACAGAAGTCTTTTCCTGCATTTTCAATACTCTAAAACAAGTTTTCAAATGTAAGTTTCTTGAATGAAAAAGACGATTTAGCTTTCTGTTAATTACATTGTAATTCATTCTTGAAAACATGATATCTCAAAGGATAACCTTTAGTTATTTTGTTTCACAGATGTTGTGCCTTATTCAGCTCATATTCCTTCGTATGCTGACACTTGGGGATGGGTCATGGTATCATTACTTTTTAAGATtatttcaaaatttcatatcaaattatCATCATGATTTATCTTAGGCTAATCACATTATTTGTAAAATGATATAGGCATCCGATACTCCATTTGTTATAAGCGTGGATGAATTAGACTTGAGAATGAAGCAGAGGATGAAGGGGGAGAACAGATATCTTGATGGGAAAACATTCACTTCAGCCTCCACATTGAGCAAAGCTGTTCGAAACTCGTAAGAAACATGTCCATTTTCTCATTGGTTTAATTGTTATGTATTCATAATTTAATTAAAGTCGAATCAAATAAAAAGTTTATGTTTTGTGCACTTTTACACTATCATGTTAAATTCCCACAACAACATATACATAGTAACTTGAAAATAGAGAATAATAACTTGTTCTAACCAGTTAAATTGCACGTATaataaaatttctttatattGTTAGTTCATAGTAAGTGTATACAACTTAAAATTACTATGTTTATAGTACTTTCTACAACATTTTTGATGATTTGTTACTAAAAGGAATCTTAAATTAATGGCAGACTGGAAAATGAGACTCATGTTTATGCAGAAGGGAATGCAAGATTCATTTATGGACATGGAAGACACAATCAAGCATGATATGATGGAATAGAAGTTAAAAGGGGTGCCCCTTGATTATAGCAtataaaccaaaaagaaaaaagactgCCAAGTTGGGAACTTTTCTACTTTTCCTTTTTCATCTTCTGGTTTTAACTGAAAGTTATCTAGTATCaccttttcttgttttgttcttttttgttGGAAGTGGTGGGGGTTCTATAAGTATTTACTCTAAAGGGGAGAGGATCGGAGTTATGACTTATGgatctttcttgttctttctgT comes from the Nicotiana tabacum cultivar K326 chromosome 14, ASM71507v2, whole genome shotgun sequence genome and includes:
- the LOC107823555 gene encoding thermospermine synthase ACAULIS5 produces the protein MGEISCSVNGNGNGNAVIVGPRKSCWYEEEIDTDLRWCFALNSILHTGATQYQDIQLLDTKPFGKALVIDGKLQSAEIDEFIYHECLVHPALLHHSNPRSIFIMGGGEGSTARELLRHKTVDNVVMCDIDEEVVEFCKSYLEVNREAFSDPRLNLIINDARAELERREEQYDIIVGDLADPIEGGPCYQLYTKSFYEFIVKPKLNQGGIFVTQAGPAGIFSHTEVFSCIFNTLKQVFKYVVPYSAHIPSYADTWGWVMASDTPFVISVDELDLRMKQRMKGENRYLDGKTFTSASTLSKAVRNSLENETHVYAEGNARFIYGHGRHNQA